The genomic region TCCGGCCGCTCGCGCTGTCGTACGCGCTGGCGCTGCTCGCCTCGATGCTGGTCGCGCTGACCGTGACGCCGGCCCTCGCGCTGATCTTCTTCCGCAATCCCCGGTCGCTGGAGCAGCGCGAGTCGCCGGTCGTGCCGCCGCTCAAGCGCGGCTACGACAAGATCCTCACCCGGCTGGTCAAGCGGCCGCGGTTCGGGTACGTCGCGGTCGCGCTCACCACGGTGCTCGGGCTGATCCTGCTGCCGCTGCTCGGTCAGTCGCTGCTGCCCAACTTCAAAGAACGCGACTTCCTCATGCACTGGCTCGGCAAGCCCGACATCTCGCTGCAGGAGGAGGTCCGCACCAGCAAGGCGGTGAACGCCGAACTGCTCACCATCCCCGGCGTGCGCAACGCCGGCTCCCACATCGGCAACGCCCTGCTCGGCGACGAACCGCACGGCGTGTACTTCGGGGAGAACTGGATCAGCGTCGACCCCTCGGTCGACTACGACGAGACCGTCGCGTCGGTGCGTGGCGTCGTCGACGGCTATCCCGGGGTGTTCCGCGACGTGCTCACGTACCTCAAGGAACGCATCCGCGAGGTGCTCACCGGGTCCAGCGACCCGATCACGATCCGGATCTTCGGCCAGGACCTGGAGCAGCTGCGGTCCAAGGCCGAGGAGATCAACCGGCTCGTCGGCGAGGTCGACGGCGTCGGCAAGCACTCGGTGGACTTCCAGGACGCGATTCCGCAGATCCGCGTCGAGGTCGACCTGGCCGCCGCCCAGCGGCACGGCCTCAAACCCGGCGACGTCCGCCGCGCGGCCGCCTGGCTGATGGCCGGTGAGGAGGCCGGCGACGTCTACACCGCGGGCAAGGCGTACGACGTGCAGCTGTGGACCCCGCCGGACAAGCGGCGCAGCGTCACCGACCTGGAGAACCTGCTGATCGACAAGCCCGGTGGTGGGCAGGTCCGGCTCAAGGACGTCACCGAGATCAGCATCGTGTCGGTCCCGAACGTCGTGCAGCACGAGGACCTGTTCCGCAACATCGACGTCGGCGCCGAGCTCGACGGGTCCCGGGACCTGGGCTCGGTGGTCGCCGACATCGAGGACCGGCTGGCGCAGGTGGAGATGCCGCTGGAGTTCCGCGCCGAGATGCTCGGCGAGTACACCGAGCGGCAGGCCGCCCAGCAGCGGCTGCTGATCTACGCGATCGCCGCCGCGGTCGGCATCCTGCTGCTGCTCCAGGCGTCGTACCGCAGCTGGCGGCTGGCGATGATGACGTTCGTGACCCTGCCGGTCGCGCTCGTCGGCGGGGTGATCGCCGCGTACGCGGGCTCCCGGGTGATCTCGCTCGGCTCGCTGGTCGGCTTCCTGACCGTCTTCGGCATCGTCGCCCGCAACGGCATCATGCTGATCAGCCACTGCCAGCACCTGGAACGCGAGGAGGGCGTGCCGTTCGGTCCGGAGCTGGTCATCCGCGGCGCCACGGAACGGCTGGTGCCGATCCTGATGACCGTGCTCACCACCGGCCTGGCGCTGATCCCGCTGCTGGCGTCCGGCTCGATCCCCGGCCAGGAGATCGAGCATCCGATGGCCGTGGTGATTCTCGGCGGCCTGATCACCGCGACCTTGCTGAACCTGTTCGTGGTGCCCGCGTTCTACCTGCGCTTCGCCAAGTCGCGCCGGCAACGCCGTGAGGAGGCGGAGCCCGCACCGGTGTGATCCGGCGTCCGGAGAGCGCAGTGGGGGAGCGCTCTCCGGGGCCGGATCAGGCGGTCAGCGCGTCGGGGCCTCGTCGAGCCAGGAACGCAGCAGCGCCCAGTCGGCCTCGGCGGCGCGGCGGCGGTCCCGCGCGCCGCGGGCCTCGGCCAGCGCGCTGACCGCCGTCAGCGCGACCAGGAGCACGACATCGAGGACGAGGACCACTTGCAAGAGGCTCATCGGCAACCACGGCTTCCGGGACGGACGGACACAGCGGGGAGCACCGGCACCTGTCGAGCACGGCACGTCGGTGCGCCACTTTCCATCATGCTTTCCCGCTGCTGAGAGTCCGCTGAGGACTCCGCTGCGTCAACCGAGGGTTGCTGGATCCGTGTTCGCACCGCAGACCACCGACACGACCCGCTCACCGGGCGCCGGCTTGTACGCGCCGGACGACAACGCGGCCTGAGTGACCGCCGCCCCGTGCTCCACCGCAAGCCGGTACTCCCGCCACAGCTCGGTCCGGGCGGCGACGATCGCGTCCTCCTCCACCAGCACCGACTCCACGCCGTACTTCCGCACGGCCTCGAACGCCAGCGACCCCAGCCGTCGCGCACCGAGCGAATCAGCCGCCACCCCGCTCACCGGCACGTCGACCAGCTCCCCGGCCTCCAGCGTGCGCCGCATCGTCGGCGCGAGCACCGGCTCGACCCCGACCACCTTCGCCCGGTCACCGACCGCGGTCGCGATGCCGGCGATCAGTCCACCACCACCGACCGCGACCAGGACGGTGTCGAACTTTTCAATCTGCTCCAGCAGTTCCAGCCCGAGCGTTCCCTGCCCCGCGACCACCTCCGGCTGGTCGTACGCGTGGGCCAGCATCGCGCCCGACTGCTCGCCGGCCTCCACCGCGGCGACGTAGGCCTCGGCGTACTCCGTGCCGACCTGGACCACGTCGGCGTCCAAGGTGCGCAGCCGCGCGATCTTGGCGGCGGGAGCGCTCTCCGGCACGAAGATCCGGGCCGGCACGCCGAGCTCACGGGCGGCGTACGCGACGGCCAGTCCCGCGTTGCCGCCCGACGCGGTGACCACCCCGGAGCCGGTCAGCGCGCCCTGCTCTCTCGCGCTGAGCAGCCGGTTGAAAGCACCGCGCGGCTTGAACGAGCCGACGTGCTGAAGCAGCTCCAGCTTGAACACGCACGTCGGCGACACCTCCAGCACCGGCGTACGGCGTACGTGGCCTGCGATGCGGTGCGCTGCCTGCTGGATGTCGTCGAGAGTCACAGTCACGCATCCACCCTGCCACGGCTCGCCGGATCGATGCCGAGGGGCTGTTGCCACGTGCAAGTCAGTCATCCAGCCACTCCGCGCCGAAGGCGTCCCTGTGATAGCCACTGTGGTGTCCGAGTGTGCAGAGCCGACCAGTCAGTGGGTTCGTGCCGTCGCAGGTCCCGGGAGCCGAGGGCCGGAGGATTGGCCAGCCCCGAGGGTCGCGCTCGAGCTCGGCCGGAAGCGACGCAGAGTCTCTGGCGTCGCTTGGCTCTGTCCGCCTGAACCACTCCACGCCTGCGCGATGCCCCGTGTTCGCGTTCATGTCGCAATCGTGCTCCGTGCGGAGGGTGCAGGGAGGTGCCAAACTAGTGGCCATCCACCGCAACGGAGGGGATCGGAGTGTACAGCGGGATCGGCCATTTGATCGCCCAGCTGCGCGCTGAGCGAGATCTCAGCCAAGCCCAGCTCGCCCAGCTCCTTGCGGAGGCTTCCGGGAACCCGGCCGTCACTCGCAACAAGATCAGCCGTTGGGAGCAGGGTCGGCGGCGACCGCGCCGCTACTGGCTCCAGTGGCTTGCTGTCGTGTTCGGGCTGAGCCTGGCTGACCTGGATGACCTCGTCCGGATCGCTTCTCCGACGACTGACACCAACGAGGCCGAGGCGATCGAGCTAGGGCAGCGGGTCGCCGCAAGCGACGTCGGAGGTAGGACGCTCGAGCAGTTGGAGCTGGCCGTCGATGAGCTGGCGATCGCCTACCCGCGCGTGCAGCCCGATCTGCTTCTGCTCCGTGTACGACGTCATCTGACCTATGTCGGCAAGCTGCTCGACGCCCGAAAGACCCTCGCCGAACATCGCCGCCTGGTGGTGACCGGGTCTTGGCTCTCGTTGCTGGCGGCCACCTGCTCGATCGACCTGGCCGACCGGCCGGCAGCAGCGGCAAGACTCCGTACAGCGGCCCAGCTGGCGGAACACGCCGACCATCCCGAGCTGTCGGGATGGGCGCTCGAAACCGAGGCCTGGCAGGCCGTCACCGATGGTGACTACCGGCGCGCGATCAAGCTCAGCCAGGCCGCGCAAGCCGCGGCGCCCGTGGGCAGTTCGGCGTTCATCCAGGCCACGGCTCAGGAAGGCCGGGCGCATGCTCGACTTGGCCACACCCGCGACACCCTCGAGGTACTCTCCAGGGTCGAACACCTCGTGGCTCCACTCGAGGTTCCTGACCAGCCGGAGCACCATTACCGGTACGACCCTGGCAAGTCGGACGCGTACGTGGCTACGACGCTTTCATGGCTCGGGGACCCAGGCGCGGTTCCAATCGCGCGGCAGGTTCTCACTCAGCTCGAGTCCCCGGCGCACGGCGCAGTACGTCCGCGCCGAGCCGCGACGGCGAGGCTCGACCTGTCCCTTGCCCTGGTCGCGAGCGGCGAACCCGACGAGGCCAGTTCGACGACGATGGAAGCCATCACGTCCGGTCGGCTCGTACCGTCGAACTACTGGCGCGCCAGGGAGGTGATCAACGCCATCGACGCGCACGGCGTGCCAGAGGTGGCCGAGCTGCGCGATGCCTACGAGTCGCTCAAGGCTGAGGGCGCCTCGGTGTAGCCAGTCAACGACCATCACCGGGGGACTGTTCCTGGCAGGGCCGCTGTGTTCGTCAGCCGAACGAGCGAAGGAACCTGTCCACGAGTGGGCCGGCCAGCGAGTGGAACTCGTGGAAGTACGCGTGCCGCGCTCCAGGGATCA from Kribbella flavida DSM 17836 harbors:
- a CDS encoding efflux RND transporter permease subunit, translating into MRWIVASSLKFRFLVVALTAFLMFFGVQQLGRSAVDVFPEFAPPKVEVHTIAIGLGPTEVEELITVPMEQSLNAIPGVETVRSRSVEQLSQVVLLFAEGTDLLEARQLVAERLASITPTLPTWAAPPVMLQPLSATSRVLKIGLSPADPSIDMMDLSMTAYWKIRARLLQVPGVANVPIWGERLEMLQVQADPARMAQQKVTLETVMTATADALDAGLQQYSDGNFIGRGGFLDGTEQRLGIRHMPPIVDHDHLAGLPIVTADGRQIRLRDVADLERDHQPLIGDAVINQGDGLMLIVEKLPWANTLDVTRGVEQALAEMRPGLQGIAIDSTIFRPATFIEDAIDNLTRSLILGALLMIAMLALFLYSWRTALISVVAIPLSLLAALLILTARGTTINTMVLAGFVIALGDIVDDAIIGVENIVRRLRQHRSEGSTRSTAKIILEAVLEVRSAIVYATLIEVVAILPIFMLAGLSGSFFRPLALSYALALLASMLVALTVTPALALIFFRNPRSLEQRESPVVPPLKRGYDKILTRLVKRPRFGYVAVALTTVLGLILLPLLGQSLLPNFKERDFLMHWLGKPDISLQEEVRTSKAVNAELLTIPGVRNAGSHIGNALLGDEPHGVYFGENWISVDPSVDYDETVASVRGVVDGYPGVFRDVLTYLKERIREVLTGSSDPITIRIFGQDLEQLRSKAEEINRLVGEVDGVGKHSVDFQDAIPQIRVEVDLAAAQRHGLKPGDVRRAAAWLMAGEEAGDVYTAGKAYDVQLWTPPDKRRSVTDLENLLIDKPGGGQVRLKDVTEISIVSVPNVVQHEDLFRNIDVGAELDGSRDLGSVVADIEDRLAQVEMPLEFRAEMLGEYTERQAAQQRLLIYAIAAAVGILLLLQASYRSWRLAMMTFVTLPVALVGGVIAAYAGSRVISLGSLVGFLTVFGIVARNGIMLISHCQHLEREEGVPFGPELVIRGATERLVPILMTVLTTGLALIPLLASGSIPGQEIEHPMAVVILGGLITATLLNLFVVPAFYLRFAKSRRQRREEAEPAPV
- a CDS encoding helix-turn-helix transcriptional regulator produces the protein MYSGIGHLIAQLRAERDLSQAQLAQLLAEASGNPAVTRNKISRWEQGRRRPRRYWLQWLAVVFGLSLADLDDLVRIASPTTDTNEAEAIELGQRVAASDVGGRTLEQLELAVDELAIAYPRVQPDLLLLRVRRHLTYVGKLLDARKTLAEHRRLVVTGSWLSLLAATCSIDLADRPAAAARLRTAAQLAEHADHPELSGWALETEAWQAVTDGDYRRAIKLSQAAQAAAPVGSSAFIQATAQEGRAHARLGHTRDTLEVLSRVEHLVAPLEVPDQPEHHYRYDPGKSDAYVATTLSWLGDPGAVPIARQVLTQLESPAHGAVRPRRAATARLDLSLALVASGEPDEASSTTMEAITSGRLVPSNYWRAREVINAIDAHGVPEVAELRDAYESLKAEGASV
- a CDS encoding threonine/serine dehydratase; the encoded protein is MTVTLDDIQQAAHRIAGHVRRTPVLEVSPTCVFKLELLQHVGSFKPRGAFNRLLSAREQGALTGSGVVTASGGNAGLAVAYAARELGVPARIFVPESAPAAKIARLRTLDADVVQVGTEYAEAYVAAVEAGEQSGAMLAHAYDQPEVVAGQGTLGLELLEQIEKFDTVLVAVGGGGLIAGIATAVGDRAKVVGVEPVLAPTMRRTLEAGELVDVPVSGVAADSLGARRLGSLAFEAVRKYGVESVLVEEDAIVAARTELWREYRLAVEHGAAVTQAALSSGAYKPAPGERVVSVVCGANTDPATLG